The Anopheles gambiae chromosome 2, idAnoGambNW_F1_1, whole genome shotgun sequence genomic sequence CCCAAGCAGGAAAACAGCCCTCACACATGAAGCATACCGTCCGTAGTATTCTTAATTAAACTTTATTTTGCACTCGCTCTCGGTTAACTTATTTCTTGCCGTAAAATCCGCCCCCCTTGATGAAGCCACCGCCAACGACGAACCCACCGCCCCCGAAGCCACCGCCTCCGAACCCACCGTGGCCCGGGAATCCACCGCCGAACCCGCGATGTCCAAAGCCACCGCCGTAGCCGCCGAACTTTTTGAACCCAAAGCCACCGCCGAAGCCTCCGCCATGGCCAAAGCCACCTCCGAAGCCACCGCCATGTCCAAAGCCTCCACCACCGTACCCGAAGTGGGCCGCTTCCGCACCCTCCAGGTCGCTATCATCACCTGCACGCTCTTCCACGATCACTACGGGGCTGCCCTCTTGCACCGGCACTATCGATTGGACGCCGTTTGAAGCGTCCTCCTGGTACGCTGGGGCAGCACTCGTGAGGCAGAGCAACACGCCACAGAAGCTTAGTAGCAAAAGTGTCTAGAATGAAGAGCAATGAGGCGAGCAATTAGCCTAGAATCGCCACTAAGATGATCGAACCCGATCGTACACACTTACCTTGGTCATTTTCTTTAACATCAACACCTTAGCACGTTTCGATCTAGACTAAACGCTGCCGTACTGACCTTCGGTGCGTTTATATATCCTTTTGGACTTCCCACTTTGTTCCCGTCCCGCGAGGGCAATTTTTCGGGGCAATgtgcccctccccccccccccccccccccccgtgccCGAAAAGTAATACCAGGTAGCTTCgtttttgattgaaaagaGCTAAGGGTTAAGTGTGAAATGAAGTGAACGAAGTCGACGGACACAAGtttgcacacaaacgcacacacacttatcCCCGCCCGATAAAAGAACGACCAAAACGATGGACCTCTTAACGTGCATGATTGGAAAATCATCCTCTTTTGATCAATTTAGGCACGGTTTTGATGGGCCAGGATCGTATCCACCCAGATAGGGGCGATCGCCAGTTGACTCAGCAATGGAGGAGGTTTAACAAGAGGAAAACATGCATTTTTCTTGTGTAGATAAATGTTTACcttcaattatttaatttcaaatataaaaacaaGCTACTAGAACCCTTAATTTACTTAAGTATAACTTTTAAAATCTTCCGCAAATCTGGCTTGCGTGATTAGGGCACAAAAATTCTGCCTCAAACGTGATCATTATTTCGCGATCAATCTCG encodes the following:
- the LOC5667054 gene encoding keratin, type II cytoskeletal 1 → MTKTLLLLSFCGVLLCLTSAAPAYQEDASNGVQSIVPVQEGSPVVIVEERAGDDSDLEGAEAAHFGYGGGGFGHGGGFGGGFGHGGGFGGGFGFKKFGGYGGGFGHRGFGGGFPGHGGFGGGGFGGGGFVVGGGFIKGGGFYGKK